The sequence below is a genomic window from Uranotaenia lowii strain MFRU-FL chromosome 2, ASM2978415v1, whole genome shotgun sequence.
TTAAGAGAATAAGGGCTAAACATTATGAGGTCATCTACCATTACACCTTTTCCCTCCTAAACATATCAACGCCTAAAAACTTGGTAGACTGGCAACATggataacatttcaaaatagaacCGGTTGAAAAGATGTGACGTTAGATTTAAGGTGACCAACCGTGTTGAGAATCAACaaagtttattttggaagaataaGCCAATCAGGTGTAacagtttacttacaggtattccggcatccgtgtatatacctggccagttggcaactgattgaacattctttttatatagtcagttataataCATCATACCCGTCAGCCACTTAtaggattcgaacccaaaagttttcttgccgataccaggAATCAAAACCAGTACGCCTGGTTTACCAATACCaaactcgcgccagcctatccgctcgGCCACATCGGCGCTTCAAATTCATAAGACAATGTTTTGTATAtagaaacacttttttttgttgcacaATCTTACGGAGTTTCACGATTCCAGTTGTTGTggcaatgaaaagcaaaactACCACTGCTTGCCCTTTCCCCCTCAGGGATTAGGCTTTAACAACCCCTGATGGCTGCcaaacagtggaggcaggtccgtAGACTGTCTGCCTGGAGGCCAATGCCAGGTCAATGTGAGCGCTTGGGAAAAATACCACTGATGGTCCGCTCCCTTCTTGGGATTGGACCTtaagagacaaccacgcatggttgtcctATCAATGTAGGTAGGCTTGGGGGGATCTCGGTCAcctggttgaccgagatccaaactCTTTCGGATGGAGGGgttctgaaaagagccgattttGGCAGCTGAACCCGGGAGCAAGGCGTCGGAGCGAAGCACCAGAAggaacccaagtaaccaaaagttccataaaacagtctcttagaagcttactcagccctgctcgagggctgtatagcattctatacagcttaaaatttaagttcttatcgatactttcaagttctatagccaaagctgaatagaaggctattcagctttTGCATGAGacttagattttttaatttttttgcaaaaaaaaaaaaaagaaaatggcaaaaatgaagcGCGTACgaatttttcttagttttcaaATCTTACGACACTTTCTATTACTGTTTCTACTCTCTCTACActtaatgaatttaatacttacttgaaaaatcTGCATGCTTGAAGAATTGAACCTGAACCTTCCAGATGACGACTGAACACGTTACCTTTGAACCATCGCCGTTGTCAGGGTAGTTGGttcaaaaacttgaattttaaatatattagaGAATTTCACCTTCACTTTTTCAAAGTAGGCGAAATAATAAAAACGTAAACATTCAACCAAACCGATGTGCATTTAACGAAACCATATTTTTTCCGCGTGCAGCAGGTAATTATGATTGcaatcttttattcaaatattagtttttgtattttttttattaataacatttTAGATTCTCGGTACATACTTCCAAACATGTACTTAGTTGTGTAAACAATCGACGGCAAAGGGCGCAAAGAATTAACTGCAGTCCCAGCAAGATGGGTGGAAACTTCCAGTAGGGGCCAATTTCTTCGTTGGCCTAATAGTAAGTCCCAGTCAGAGCTCTCCAATTTGCTGAAAAGCCCAATGTCGAAACCCACCGCATCATGGACACGGAGCAGGTGTAAGATAAAGAGAAAGGATTTGAACACGCTGAATGAAGCAGATGCGTTTGTCGAATCCATGTCCGGTGAATCCAGCACGGACTCCTGCATTCAGGTTCAAGCCCTCCAGCCAAATATCGATGATATCAATTTTCAACGACTGATTGATGAAACTAATAGAACACAAGCGTCAAAAGTGATTTCGGTACCTCGACTACCTAAACCGACATCTGTAAATCGTTCGTCTTCGAAGGCAATAGAAGTTACGCTGCCCATTGATCTGCCTTCGCATGAGGTATCATATGCGCTTCCTGATCCGACCGTTGAAGTCCAATATGTCCAAGCTCCAAATTTAGATTCTCCGATACAAAGGAACTTCAATAACACCATTGTGGAGTATGTATCATTAGAACAGcctgaaataaatcaaaatgatgCTTACGAAAACCAAGCGTCAGAACCTGGATTGAGAGATATTTATTCGATGCTCAGACAGATACTGGATCGTGTGACTGAGCAGGAAAGAAGATCTTTGGATCAAAGCGTAAAGCtggatttcatttttaataaaattcagcAGAAGGAAATCAATCAAACGAAcgatgatttttcatttaaatgcaTCACGAATGAAAAAGAATTGAACGAATTAGAAGAACAGCTTGGCGACGAggaatacaaacaaaattttgtaagtttttgtatAACATGACGATTTATgataaactttaatattttgCTTTTGTGTTTTACAGTTAAAATGGCTCATTTCCAACATCGAGGGCGAATGTTCAGAGAATAGAATGTTGCAGGCgctagatttaattttttctttaaaatttcaagccgATTGTACCTGGACAGGTTCAAGCCGAGTCGCATCTAAAACAGCTATACTGTCAAACCCCAAgcttttgaacatttttcaaaaaataggcACAACACAAACCGAAATGGTTAACCAAATTAAACTAGctgactttttcaaaaaaaagcttaaaaatgccACGAAACGATTGACAAATactgaataaaaaacaaaaaccatcgaAGATTTCAACAGGCATAGATGATCCAATTTCGAGTGAAATGTCTTCTGATATTGGAGACTTCGATGACCAGGCCAGAGATGATTTCAGTAGTGATTCGGAATAATTtgttgcttttaaatttttcatttactgtattcatttaaaacaaacattaaatAAACATTATTAGAAAGCAAtactattttatttacaaaattaacaaaatgtgtGTAGAAGAggaatgaaaattaaactaGAATTACAATCTATTGCTACAAGTTTgcattttaaattatcataagTATAAAATGAGTTTTCTTTTGATAAACTACCAATGAATCCTTCAAAGATGTTTAAAATTGACGATTTGTGAGGGTATACAAAAAAATCCCTTTTATCCTTTAAAACATGTCCATGGATGGCAAAACCAGCTTTTTCAGAAACGGAGGTGAACTTCACTACATCGTTGGAATTGGTGAGAAACCAGCAATCACAAAATTTGTTGTTAAGTTGAAATCCTTGTTTAAATGCCACTCCGCCACACGATGTTTTGTAAGGGAATTTTTTAGCAGATTCATTTTTGAACGCATTGTATGAATGAACTTCTGAAAGTCGATTAACTACACCCAGTCCTACCGAGTCCtaatgccagttacggtttttcaaacatatcatcttcggcacagtgcacatttcagcgcattatcggcacagagatgtgctaaataggcattggatttttgcaacctcttctatgggtgtaagcTTAAAGGCTTAGTATTTCCGCAATAAAGAGCTATCGGCATGGGATGAGCTTCaggaatttcaaatatattGATCAAAATTGGCCATAATTGTAATTTACTACTTTTGTAAACTGGCAAACCGTCGACATTTACGTTGATTGATATCGACATTGGTTGGTCaaggtttctaaaataattcaaagttatattttgtaACAGCTTTTGTTACAGTTGCTTTGCAAACTGAAATACCGAAAAAACTGATTCAAGCAGGAACGTATGCCTCTATACCAAAACTGGCCTCCAGGAATGTCAAcgatttttgagttttcacTCCTCGATGTTTTGAGTAACGTCCTAGCTGAGCGTGGCAATCGTTTTCCATCAGTTTTTTGTCGAATTATTTCCATAATTAGATTTATTGCAGCATGTGTTTGTCCCGTTTTTAGAGCCCAATATCGAAGTGATTcttccaaatttaattttttgataaggtTTTCATCGAACTTAATTTCGGTTTCGTCATCCTCATCTTCAGATGAATCAAGTTGTggttcaacaaaatttgtatattcTTCAAATCTTTGATGTTCCAAAACTATAGGGTTTGTGTTTGACAACTCTGGTTCGAGGAAAGCTGGTGctgaaatttaactttaaattagtaaaatattttcctaatattattttcttaaGTACTTACCGGGACTTTTACGTTGCAATGTTCTTTCCTCAGCCCATTTTTGTTCCAATCGCCGGCGACGGTAATAAAACAAACcattctttcttattttttgtaaataatccatttttgttcacaaattgagaacgtcttcgaaaaattttcttagagaatgtaaacaaaccatttgaaaattttgacacaacTCAATTCGCATTGAAGTTCCATAAAAGTTccgcatggaaccaaaaagttcgtaagaagttccgtatggaaccaaaaagttcttaAGAAGTTCCGCATGGAATCAAATAGTTCGCAAtaagttcgtaacgaagcacgataaaCCGAGTTGATATCCGGACTTTTTAAGGTGCTTAGAACGCACAAATATGTTAtatgctacttgtttagactttttatgttcgttcagaagtccaaaTGAAGCACTCAGAGAAAACGGATTTtatttctctcgagtaccttttactcagccaaatgtgaactttaaaCGTACAAGATTAAGTagctatgtgacttttggttacttgggaagaaGGCACTATTCTCTGCTTAAATACTAATTTATTTCTCttcacttatttttaatctaaaaactACCATTTACACTATCGTCCCATCTTGACGATATAGACTGACTCCAGGCGCATTAAACAAGGCTCTTAAATAGGCTGGCGGTCAAGTACACAAGGTCGTGCTTGCGTCCGATAGAACCGCCTAGAACTTTCCATCTCACTTTCAGTGAGAGCAGCCGTCTTGCGCTCTCGGTACGGTACTCCCGCGTCTTttctcagtccgcttgtcggactgaacacCGGTATTAAAATATTCCATAAATTTCAGTCCTTACCGGGCTTTCGTAAATcgtgaattatttttatcattgcgTTTTAAGTCGTTCTACTTGGTCACCCCTCAGAGGGAAGAGTGAATAGCTTTAATTTACGTTTAAAATTCCAAGGATTCGTAATAAATTAATCTAATCTATCAGCAATAGTATCGTTAAAAATATTAGGGAAGAATTGGGGCAAATAGGTGACGATTTCTTTAACGGGATGATCGAAACAAATCTGAAATCGTGATTTTTTCTTAGTGTGATGTTCGGcaaatttcgtttgacatcgaTATCATTGAACGtccaaataaaattacttgTGCTGCTTGGGTACTTTGATAATAACTTCGGTgactatgaatttcaaatgattatcgGAAATCTTGCAACTCTGGCTTAGagtacataaaaaaattgtttttgaactaaattactttttcatctaatttttattttaaaattataattatttgggtgttttttaaatacattaacttTAAGACTTTacgtttgttttaaaaatagaatttgGAAGGTCTTTATCtatatttgtctcatttttttattaggtaactaaaatatttttttaacgtttaacTCTACACCGTCAATAAACCATGATCGTTGAATTTTGTGAAACAGTTTAAAATATATCTACCTCAactgtatgggagagtggggaatcatgggccacttttttttgttgttccataacttctttattataaaagccaaaatgaaactaaaaaatggtatggttttctacattttcaaggtatcataaggtattttttaaaattttaataagttattttccccaagtgctgactgtttaaaaaaagcaatattttttggattttgaaaaatggtggggaatcgtgggccaccaaatccaaattgaccaaataacatgcaaagtttatgagttgacccaaaactgtgatttcctaattcatttcgttattttaaagcaatttcagatgatgaaataaaaaagagagctgtgtatgatcgcatagattccaaaaccaggctcgcgaacgttttgcaaaatttcttatataggatggacaaaatctttttcataactcttcatttggcataagaaaactttacagatgggtaaaacgcattttaagttctgaatgtgtataaaaacataaaaatataggagattcaagatgtgtggcccacgattccccacaagctatgatttgcaaattggttgcgtttgtgtgacttattgatgtttcatcaaaaattccttttccatgtgaaagatcatgaaaaaactaagatcataagcgtatgagcatatttttgttatgcactttaggttccccatcgacgaaattagcgggtgtttttttaattatgttagtaaatttttctaactttttttagcttgctaaataaaagaagcatatgatgcgtatttcagtccacaacatataggaatatatgctcacgcaaagccacgacgatgacagttggttcgagatttttatctcgGCACACATCTGAGCTagtaaaagtggcccacgtttccccatggcccacgataccccactctcccctacacttTCTGTTAATGCTTGTTATGGAAGTCCTAAAATCAATAAGGTTGTATTGACATATTTGATAGTTTCTAACATTATTTCGCAGTTATAAGATCATCACTAgataattctataaaaaaaatgaattccaacAATATTGTAAGATATGTAAATCCAAGTCTTACTGTTGTACAAAGCGAATTatattttgctggaaaccagcaaaactTTGCTGGATTTTGTCCCGCTTGCT
It includes:
- the LOC129749689 gene encoding uncharacterized protein LOC129749689, with protein sequence MSKPTASWTRSRCKIKRKDLNTLNEADAFVESMSGESSTDSCIQVQALQPNIDDINFQRLIDETNRTQASKVISVPRLPKPTSVNRSSSKAIEVTLPIDLPSHEVSYALPDPTVEVQYVQAPNLDSPIQRNFNNTIVEYVSLEQPEINQNDAYENQASEPGLRDIYSMLRQILDRVTEQERRSLDQSVKLDFIFNKIQQKEINQTNDDFSFKCITNEKELNELEEQLGDEEYKQNFLKWLISNIEGECSENRMLQALDLIFSLKFQADCTWTGSSRVASKTAILSNPKLLNIFQKIGTTQTEMVNQIKLADFFKKKLKNATKRLTNTE